A genomic stretch from Desulfolutivibrio sulfodismutans DSM 3696 includes:
- a CDS encoding FAD-binding and (Fe-S)-binding domain-containing protein: protein MLEKNPHISLSLDRLAPRVFGLTLEELASWPDDARELAVSLAAECFLVRYNPYVNPEEVRQGVFARLDAARPTAWGDYPKTLRVAVDRFWRDYDEDTRFKERVIMRLAEFLPDECMAQHPGSLVECSTDATDLRMELPMLVLAPSCTAHIQGIIRLAGEMGFAVVPRGGGSGLTGGAIPARRRSVILSMSRMKTIFSVDAEEKLLHTQTGVITLTAITAAAKKNLLLTVDPASKAASSLGGNIAENAGGPFAFEYGTTLDNIHSYTMVLPDARVIEVHRKNHPRHKIMPGDTAVFEVFDPAGNLLETITLRGDEIRGVGLGKDVSNKYLGGLPGVQKEGVDGVVTEARFILHDRLPHSRVLCLEFFGRSMRHAMLVIRDVVGLRDRIRQEGDAVKISALEEFGPKYVRAINYAKKSATYEGDPISVLLLQLDSADETALDAAVAHIVDIATPYENVDIFVAEDEKQAEIFWEDRHKLSAISKRTSGFKINEDIVIPLNVIPEFSDFIEELNLTCLARAYKESLQNVGRLHGIPASDEFLAMELEFCDRILRGGLSAKDLSDAEVEVQTYYFFSDLTSRYPRLRDPLREIYTEMIATRIEVANHMHAGDGNCHVNIPVNSNDQEMMRRAMEAADQVFTKVMKLGGAVSGEHGIGITKIAFLEDRKIAALRRYKSAVDPKNLFNPGKLVTKTLDVEPYTFSFNRLIRDIKKTAQPEKERLITMLANIQFCTRCGKCKQVCPMYAPSQGLLHHPRNKNISLGALIEAIHYSQLRSGEADPDLLDRLRRLMEHCTTCGKCATACPVKIQSAQVALDMRAYLENKNAGGHPVKTKVLRYLAEDPAARLPRAAKLMAYGQAFHGKAMSLVPAVWRNRLYNPVLRGPNPAMGIKNLSEKLRLERGSLFADPDTPADAETVLYFPGCGAGLFQASIGLAAVDLLLRAGLRVILPPTHLCCGYPLAVSGLAEAFAANRERNLTAFTAFLTMAKDKGFSPATLLTACGTCREALESYDLAGPDGPMQRQDVVQFLMPRLPALHSPDPGLLYHAACHAEWTGISPTKAPEAYRAGLAALTGTPVSLSPGCCGESGLGALTSPQIHNKIRAGKTATLRAELADDTTPVIVGCPSCRIGLARCINEIGRKNPVLHTLEYLAAQHGGPKWKRDLKKRLKAARVRA, encoded by the coding sequence ATGCTTGAAAAAAATCCCCATATATCCCTTTCCCTCGATCGCCTGGCCCCCCGCGTTTTCGGCCTCACCCTTGAAGAGCTCGCCTCCTGGCCCGACGACGCCCGGGAACTGGCCGTCTCCCTGGCCGCCGAATGCTTCCTGGTGCGCTACAACCCTTACGTGAATCCCGAAGAGGTTCGCCAGGGGGTGTTTGCCCGCCTCGACGCGGCCCGGCCCACGGCCTGGGGCGACTACCCCAAGACCCTGCGGGTGGCCGTGGACCGTTTCTGGCGCGACTACGACGAGGACACGCGCTTCAAGGAGCGGGTCATCATGCGCCTGGCGGAATTTCTGCCGGACGAATGCATGGCCCAGCATCCCGGCAGCCTCGTGGAATGCTCCACGGACGCCACGGATCTGCGCATGGAACTGCCCATGCTGGTCCTGGCCCCGTCCTGCACGGCCCACATCCAGGGCATCATCCGCCTGGCCGGGGAGATGGGATTCGCCGTGGTGCCCCGGGGCGGCGGCTCAGGACTTACCGGCGGGGCCATCCCGGCCCGCCGCCGCTCGGTGATTTTGAGCATGTCCCGGATGAAGACCATTTTCTCCGTGGATGCCGAAGAGAAGCTGCTCCACACCCAGACCGGGGTCATCACCCTGACGGCGATTACGGCGGCGGCCAAAAAGAACCTGCTGTTGACCGTGGACCCGGCCTCCAAGGCGGCCTCGTCCCTTGGCGGCAACATCGCCGAGAACGCAGGCGGCCCCTTTGCCTTCGAATACGGCACCACCCTGGACAACATCCATTCCTACACCATGGTTCTGCCCGACGCCCGGGTGATCGAGGTGCACCGCAAGAACCACCCCAGGCACAAGATCATGCCCGGGGACACGGCGGTCTTCGAGGTTTTCGATCCGGCCGGGAACCTTCTGGAGACCATCACCCTTCGCGGCGACGAGATTCGCGGCGTAGGCCTTGGCAAGGACGTGTCCAACAAATACCTGGGAGGGCTCCCCGGGGTGCAGAAGGAGGGCGTGGACGGGGTGGTCACCGAGGCCCGGTTCATCCTCCACGACCGGCTTCCCCACTCCCGGGTGCTGTGCCTGGAATTTTTCGGCCGCTCCATGCGCCACGCCATGCTGGTCATCCGCGACGTGGTGGGGCTGCGCGACCGCATCCGCCAGGAAGGGGACGCGGTCAAGATCTCGGCCCTGGAGGAATTCGGCCCCAAATACGTGCGGGCCATCAACTACGCCAAAAAATCCGCCACCTACGAGGGCGACCCCATCTCCGTGCTGCTTTTGCAGCTCGATTCCGCCGACGAAACGGCCCTTGACGCGGCCGTGGCCCACATCGTGGACATCGCCACGCCGTATGAGAACGTGGACATCTTCGTGGCCGAAGACGAGAAGCAGGCCGAGATCTTCTGGGAGGACCGCCACAAGCTCTCCGCCATCTCCAAGCGCACCAGCGGATTCAAGATCAACGAAGACATCGTGATCCCCCTGAACGTGATCCCGGAGTTCTCCGACTTCATCGAAGAGTTGAACCTCACGTGTCTGGCCCGGGCCTACAAGGAATCCCTGCAAAACGTGGGCAGGCTGCACGGCATCCCGGCCTCGGACGAATTTTTGGCCATGGAGCTGGAATTTTGCGACCGCATCCTGCGCGGCGGGCTCTCGGCCAAGGACTTAAGCGACGCGGAAGTGGAGGTGCAGACCTACTACTTCTTCTCCGACCTGACCTCTCGCTATCCCCGCCTGCGCGACCCCCTGCGCGAAATCTACACCGAGATGATCGCCACCCGCATCGAGGTGGCCAACCACATGCACGCCGGGGACGGCAACTGCCATGTGAACATCCCCGTCAATTCCAATGACCAGGAGATGATGCGCCGGGCCATGGAGGCCGCCGACCAGGTGTTCACCAAGGTCATGAAGCTGGGCGGGGCCGTATCCGGAGAACACGGCATCGGCATCACCAAGATCGCCTTTCTGGAGGATCGCAAGATCGCGGCGCTTAGGCGCTACAAATCCGCCGTGGACCCGAAAAACCTCTTCAATCCTGGCAAGCTGGTCACCAAGACCCTGGATGTCGAGCCCTACACCTTCTCGTTCAACCGGCTGATCCGCGACATCAAAAAGACGGCCCAGCCCGAGAAAGAACGCCTCATCACCATGCTGGCCAACATCCAGTTCTGCACCCGGTGCGGCAAGTGCAAGCAGGTCTGCCCCATGTATGCCCCGAGCCAGGGCCTCCTGCACCACCCGCGCAACAAAAACATCAGCCTGGGCGCGCTCATTGAGGCCATCCACTATTCGCAATTGCGCTCCGGCGAGGCGGACCCGGACCTGCTCGACCGCCTGCGCCGACTCATGGAGCACTGCACCACCTGCGGCAAATGCGCCACGGCCTGCCCGGTGAAGATCCAAAGCGCCCAGGTGGCCCTGGACATGCGGGCCTACCTGGAAAATAAAAACGCGGGCGGCCATCCGGTCAAGACCAAGGTGCTGCGCTATCTGGCCGAAGACCCGGCCGCACGGCTGCCGCGCGCCGCCAAACTCATGGCCTACGGACAGGCCTTCCATGGCAAGGCCATGAGCCTTGTCCCGGCGGTGTGGCGCAACCGGCTGTACAATCCGGTCCTGCGCGGCCCCAACCCGGCCATGGGCATCAAAAACCTGTCCGAAAAGCTGCGCCTGGAGCGCGGCAGCCTTTTTGCGGACCCGGACACCCCGGCCGACGCGGAAACCGTGCTCTATTTCCCGGGCTGCGGGGCCGGGCTCTTCCAGGCCTCCATCGGCCTGGCCGCCGTGGATTTGCTGTTGCGGGCAGGCCTTCGGGTGATCCTCCCCCCCACGCACCTGTGCTGCGGCTATCCCCTGGCCGTGTCGGGACTGGCCGAGGCCTTCGCCGCCAACCGGGAACGCAATCTCACGGCTTTCACGGCCTTTCTGACCATGGCCAAAGACAAGGGATTTTCCCCGGCCACGCTTTTGACCGCCTGCGGCACCTGCCGCGAGGCCCTGGAAAGCTACGATCTGGCCGGGCCGGACGGCCCCATGCAACGCCAGGACGTGGTACAGTTCCTCATGCCCCGCCTGCCCGCCCTGCACTCCCCGGACCCGGGCCTTCTGTACCATGCGGCCTGCCACGCCGAATGGACCGGCATCTCCCCCACCAAGGCCCCCGAGGCCTACCGGGCCGGGCTGGCCGCGCTCACCGGAACCCCGGTGAGCCTCTCGCCGGGCTGCTGCGGCGAGTCCGGACTCGGCGCCCTGACCTCGCCCCAGATCCACAACAAAATCCGCGCGGGCAAGACCGCGACCCTGCGGGCCGAACTCGCCGACGACACCACGCCGGTCATCGTGGGCTGCCCCTCCTGCCGCATCGGCCTGGCCCGCTGCATAAACGAGATCGGACGCAAAAATCCCGTGCTGCATACCCTGGAATACCTGGCGGCGCAGCACGGCGGCCCGAAATGGAAACGTGACCTGAAAAAACGCCTCAAAGCCGCCCGGGTCCGGGCGTAA
- a CDS encoding FAD-dependent oxidoreductase — MSHHVLIIGAVALGPKAASRFKRLDPDSTVTMIDKDTRISYGGCGIPYYVSGDVSDSSELTATSYHMTRDTAFFRDVKGVEVKTGVEALAIDRAAKTVHVKDLATGREEDLSYDKLVIATGAWPRRLPVPGNELPGVHLVANLDNAESIRAAVTAGGVERAVVIGAGFIGLEMAEALADMWDVETTVIEAAPRILPRNVSPALSDMALAHIREKGVTVHLAETVQAIEGDGKVERIVTNKRVIETDLVVMAVGVVPNSDLAARAGLAVSPRGGILVDEGLRTSDPDIFAGGDCVEITNLITGKPFFLPMGSMANRQGRVIGTNLAGGRDVFKGAVGSYAVKLFEKAVSGAGLTLEDALREGLDATSALVVQLDRAHFYPGKELMTLELVVERGSRRVLGIQGLCAAGDALVGRIGAVAAMMPFSPTVDDVSNLEYPYSPPFASAMDVINTVGNAADNILAGRNLGIPPESFAPLWEEGTCYFLDCREASDAAPLLERFPGKWHNIPQGHLARHLDEVPRDQPVVLVCNTGARSYESFITLAHDGRSNVQNILGGMAALRALGIDPK; from the coding sequence ATGTCCCACCATGTGCTGATCATCGGCGCGGTCGCCCTGGGACCAAAGGCCGCCAGCCGGTTCAAACGCCTCGATCCCGACTCCACCGTGACCATGATCGACAAGGATACCCGCATCTCCTACGGCGGTTGCGGCATCCCTTATTATGTCTCCGGCGACGTCTCCGATTCCTCGGAACTGACGGCCACCAGCTACCACATGACCCGCGACACAGCCTTTTTCCGCGACGTCAAAGGCGTCGAGGTCAAGACCGGGGTCGAGGCCCTGGCCATCGACCGGGCCGCCAAGACCGTGCATGTCAAAGATCTGGCCACCGGTCGCGAGGAAGACCTGTCCTACGACAAGCTGGTCATCGCCACCGGGGCCTGGCCGCGCCGCCTGCCCGTGCCCGGAAACGAACTGCCCGGCGTCCATCTGGTGGCCAACCTGGACAACGCCGAGTCCATCCGGGCCGCCGTCACCGCCGGGGGCGTGGAGCGGGCCGTGGTCATCGGCGCGGGATTCATCGGCCTGGAGATGGCCGAGGCCCTGGCCGACATGTGGGACGTGGAAACCACGGTTATCGAGGCCGCGCCGCGCATCCTGCCCCGGAACGTAAGCCCCGCCCTTTCGGACATGGCCCTGGCCCATATCCGGGAGAAAGGCGTCACCGTGCATCTGGCCGAGACCGTCCAGGCCATCGAGGGCGACGGCAAGGTGGAGCGCATCGTCACCAACAAGCGCGTCATCGAAACGGATCTGGTAGTCATGGCCGTCGGCGTCGTGCCCAACTCCGACCTGGCCGCCCGGGCCGGACTGGCCGTGTCCCCGCGCGGCGGCATCCTGGTGGACGAGGGCCTGCGCACCTCGGACCCGGACATCTTCGCCGGGGGCGACTGTGTGGAGATTACGAACCTGATCACCGGGAAGCCCTTTTTCCTGCCCATGGGCTCCATGGCCAACCGCCAGGGCCGGGTCATCGGGACCAACCTGGCCGGCGGCCGGGACGTCTTCAAAGGCGCTGTCGGCTCCTACGCCGTCAAACTCTTCGAAAAGGCCGTCTCCGGTGCCGGACTGACCCTGGAGGACGCCTTGCGTGAAGGCCTGGACGCCACAAGCGCCCTGGTCGTGCAACTCGACCGGGCCCATTTCTATCCCGGCAAGGAACTCATGACCCTGGAGCTCGTCGTCGAACGCGGCAGCCGCCGGGTGCTCGGCATCCAGGGCCTCTGCGCCGCAGGCGACGCCCTGGTGGGCCGCATCGGGGCCGTGGCCGCCATGATGCCCTTTTCTCCCACCGTGGACGACGTGTCCAACCTGGAATATCCCTACTCGCCGCCCTTCGCCTCGGCCATGGATGTCATCAACACCGTGGGCAACGCCGCCGACAACATCCTCGCCGGTCGCAACCTCGGCATCCCGCCCGAGTCCTTCGCGCCCCTGTGGGAAGAGGGAACATGCTATTTCCTCGACTGCCGGGAAGCCTCCGACGCCGCACCCTTGCTGGAACGGTTCCCCGGCAAATGGCACAACATCCCCCAGGGACACCTGGCCAGACACCTGGACGAAGTTCCCAGGGACCAGCCTGTGGTGCTGGTCTGCAACACCGGGGCCCGGTCCTACGAATCCTTCATCACCCTGGCCCACGACGGCCGCAGCAACGTCCAAAACATCCTGGGCGGCATGGCCGCCCTGCGCGCCCTGGGTATCGACCCCAAATAA
- a CDS encoding esterase-like activity of phytase family protein: MRKFLIPGLAALTLTAQAALAAEQPTVEKYEITIPKQFNIPATGTAKAQFPDGFPMGVGSGMSFAERLPDGALIFWAVGDRGPNADSPKYAAKDGDKPKDSKIFPAPEFVPKVAKIKVAGGKAEVIEVKEIHDASGKPISGRPLDKGAVGSTGETPLDMDMKVLAFDAEGLDPEGIDVDKKDGSLWLCDEYGPFLINIDPATGNIRKKYAPGQGLPAELAARQPNRGFEGLAVTPGNKVVAAVQSILDNEGDLKASKAPFIRLVELDPATGAVRTLAYPHDVDAYKSSAAAKIGGMQAVSDTKFVLVEQAKGKDGKMRNVLYLVDIAGATDISGKTAPDGKPLESAADLAALAAMGVTPAAKTRLVDLVDLGWTAEKAEGIALVDEKTLAVSSDNDFGLALTVADPATDEDGKKVEDPGKYVLTGEGKMLYKGKETPTKFGIKASGEPGFLWILHFDAPLAAR; encoded by the coding sequence ATGCGCAAATTTCTGATTCCCGGCCTGGCGGCGCTGACGCTCACGGCCCAGGCCGCCCTGGCGGCAGAGCAACCGACGGTGGAGAAGTACGAAATCACCATCCCGAAACAGTTCAACATCCCGGCCACGGGAACGGCCAAGGCCCAATTTCCGGACGGCTTCCCCATGGGCGTGGGCTCGGGCATGTCCTTTGCCGAGCGCCTGCCGGACGGGGCGCTGATTTTTTGGGCCGTGGGAGATCGCGGCCCCAACGCCGACTCGCCCAAGTACGCGGCCAAAGATGGCGACAAGCCCAAGGATTCAAAGATCTTTCCGGCCCCGGAGTTCGTGCCCAAAGTGGCCAAAATCAAGGTGGCGGGCGGCAAGGCCGAGGTCATCGAGGTCAAGGAAATCCATGATGCCTCGGGCAAGCCCATCTCCGGCCGCCCCCTGGACAAGGGCGCGGTGGGCTCCACGGGCGAAACGCCCCTGGACATGGACATGAAGGTGCTGGCCTTCGACGCCGAGGGCCTCGACCCCGAGGGCATCGACGTGGACAAAAAGGACGGATCGCTGTGGCTGTGCGACGAATACGGCCCGTTTCTCATCAATATCGACCCGGCCACGGGCAACATCCGCAAGAAGTACGCCCCGGGCCAGGGCCTTCCGGCGGAACTGGCCGCGCGCCAGCCCAACCGGGGCTTCGAGGGCCTGGCCGTGACGCCCGGCAACAAGGTGGTGGCCGCCGTGCAGTCCATCCTGGACAACGAGGGCGACCTCAAGGCCTCCAAGGCCCCATTCATCCGGCTGGTGGAGCTCGATCCGGCCACGGGCGCGGTGCGCACCCTGGCCTACCCCCATGACGTGGACGCCTACAAGTCAAGCGCGGCAGCCAAGATCGGCGGCATGCAGGCCGTGTCGGATACGAAATTCGTGCTCGTGGAGCAGGCCAAGGGCAAGGACGGCAAGATGCGCAACGTCCTGTATCTGGTGGACATTGCCGGGGCCACGGACATCTCCGGCAAGACCGCCCCGGACGGCAAGCCCCTGGAATCGGCGGCGGACCTGGCGGCGCTTGCGGCCATGGGCGTGACCCCGGCCGCAAAGACCCGGCTGGTCGATCTGGTGGACCTGGGCTGGACGGCGGAGAAGGCCGAGGGCATCGCCCTGGTGGACGAAAAGACCCTGGCCGTGTCCTCGGACAACGACTTCGGCCTGGCCCTGACCGTGGCCGATCCGGCCACGGACGAGGACGGCAAAAAGGTGGAGGATCCGGGCAAGTACGTGCTCACGGGCGAGGGCAAGATGCTTTACAAGGGCAAGGAGACGCCCACGAAATTCGGGATCAAGGCCTCGGGCGAGCCGGGCTTTTTGTGGATTCTGCACTTCGATGCGCCCCTGGCCGCGCGGTAG
- a CDS encoding metal-dependent hydrolase has translation MMGYTHAAIGCVLALGVNHLFPSVLGRTPEILGMAVLGSLAPDLDEPQSLLGKKLAVIAHPLKLLLGHRGFTHSLAALGLAVVALFGLFSAGYGPRPSYGLAFVLGYAGHLAADWMTSSGAPLLWPNPARYASPLPMRTGGAAEHMIAVLVVAAGAWLVRAG, from the coding sequence ATGATGGGCTACACCCACGCGGCCATCGGCTGCGTCCTGGCGCTTGGCGTCAACCACCTGTTTCCCTCGGTCCTGGGACGCACCCCGGAGATCCTGGGCATGGCCGTCCTGGGCAGTCTGGCCCCGGACCTGGACGAACCGCAAAGCCTTTTGGGCAAAAAACTGGCGGTCATCGCCCACCCGCTCAAGCTCCTTCTGGGACATCGGGGGTTCACCCATTCCCTGGCCGCTCTGGGGCTGGCGGTGGTGGCGCTTTTTGGGCTTTTTTCGGCGGGTTACGGCCCGCGCCCGTCCTACGGGCTGGCCTTCGTCCTGGGCTATGCCGGACATCTTGCCGCCGACTGGATGACCTCGTCCGGGGCTCCGCTTCTGTGGCCCAACCCCGCGCGCTATGCCTCGCCCCTGCCCATGCGCACGGGCGGCGCGGCCGAACACATGATCGCGGTGCTGGTGGTTGCGGCCGGGGCCTGGCTGGTGCGCGCGGGATGA
- a CDS encoding glycosyltransferase family 4 protein translates to MSAHPLTVAVYSLELVRYACARVRFLDPARALGGRLRLVWGAKSDGQNYALDSRAMDEADVVAFQRCFPMRETWPLVERALSSGKPVVYDVDDHFEALPDGHPLAQRMTPMLPYCRELARRARAICVSTQELAKAFSDVPGRVAVAPNLIDERIFTAPRRTRDDPSRPVRIVYAGSPTHMADLDMIAPALTRIVEQFGDAVELYFFGCAPRDPILAARSRQLDFFDDYTAYARKLVELAPDIGLAPLRDTPFNRAKSNIKALEYGALGVAGVYSDLPPYQNPDGGPGAFGPLVGPDPGVWEKTIARLVTDAKLRGKIAARARGLAVAEYGLSRHAQVYLDFYAGVARGR, encoded by the coding sequence ATGTCCGCCCACCCCCTGACCGTGGCCGTCTATTCCCTGGAGCTTGTGCGCTATGCCTGCGCCCGGGTGCGGTTTCTCGATCCGGCCCGGGCCCTGGGCGGACGGTTGCGTCTGGTGTGGGGGGCCAAAAGCGACGGCCAAAACTATGCCCTGGACTCCAGGGCCATGGACGAGGCGGACGTGGTGGCCTTCCAGCGCTGTTTTCCCATGCGCGAAACCTGGCCCCTGGTGGAGCGGGCCTTGTCCTCGGGGAAGCCCGTGGTCTACGATGTGGACGATCATTTCGAGGCCCTCCCGGACGGCCATCCCCTGGCCCAAAGGATGACCCCCATGCTCCCCTATTGCCGCGAGCTTGCCCGACGGGCCCGGGCGATCTGCGTGTCCACACAGGAGTTGGCCAAAGCCTTTTCAGATGTCCCGGGGCGGGTGGCGGTGGCGCCCAACCTGATCGACGAGAGGATTTTCACCGCGCCACGCCGAACCCGGGACGATCCTTCCCGCCCGGTGCGCATCGTCTACGCAGGCTCTCCCACCCATATGGCCGACCTGGACATGATCGCCCCGGCCCTGACGCGCATCGTGGAACAGTTCGGCGACGCCGTGGAACTGTATTTCTTCGGATGCGCTCCCCGGGATCCGATCCTGGCCGCCCGGTCCCGGCAACTGGATTTTTTCGACGACTACACGGCCTATGCCCGCAAGCTGGTCGAACTGGCCCCGGACATCGGACTGGCCCCCCTGCGCGACACGCCGTTTAACCGGGCCAAAAGCAACATCAAGGCCCTGGAATATGGGGCGCTTGGCGTGGCTGGGGTCTATTCCGACCTGCCGCCCTATCAAAATCCCGATGGCGGCCCCGGGGCCTTTGGGCCGCTGGTGGGGCCGGACCCCGGGGTGTGGGAAAAGACCATCGCCCGGCTGGTCACGGATGCGAAGCTGCGGGGCAAGATCGCGGCCCGGGCCAGGGGACTGGCCGTGGCCGAGTACGGCCTGTCGCGCCATGCCCAGGTGTATCTGGATTTTTATGCAGGCGTGGCCCGGGGCCGGTAG
- a CDS encoding methyl-accepting chemotaxis protein: protein MSRFADAKISTRIVCIIVLTIALFTLAIMVYFVPSAGREMLSSRKQSLKDIVDVAYSLVEEYETRIQKGEFSPEEGRSRAMQRIKNLRYGQNDYIWINDTAQPYPVMIMHPVSPALDGTVLSDPKFDKATMLQFGVHGQEVDTDGKKNLFAAFVEVCLKSGEGYVAYAWPKPTPSGPTAEVYPKQSYVKLYKPWGWVLGTGLYVDDIAARVATMRWTMTAVAAGIMILALGIGLMVMRTITRPIAALAAYAAEVSSGRLDAAMTGVFHGETATLKEAIGKMVAELKATLGTAEQAKLAAQEETRKATLAGREAEEARQAAEGAMRQGMLQAAESLEQVSAGISSASGELSGKADAAARGAEHQTVRLAEVAAAMGQMNSTVLEVAHNASTAAESSGQAKTKAETGADIVGRAVASILDVKEQSRSLKEHMADLGAKAEGIGRIMGVISDIADQTNLLALNAAIEAARAGDAGRGFAVVADEVRKLAEKTMTATREVGEAISGVQHMAKTNMEGVDRSTKSIDHAAELAQSSGRALDEIVRLAETASDQVRAIAAASEEQSAASEQINRGIDEVNRVSLETADAMRQSAAAIGGLTRQAGDLERLIEELKGS from the coding sequence ATGTCCCGCTTCGCCGACGCGAAAATCTCGACCCGCATCGTCTGCATCATCGTCCTGACCATCGCCCTGTTCACCCTGGCCATCATGGTCTATTTCGTGCCCTCGGCCGGCCGCGAGATGCTCTCGTCGCGCAAGCAGAGCCTCAAGGATATCGTGGACGTGGCCTATTCCCTGGTCGAGGAATACGAGACGCGCATTCAAAAAGGCGAGTTCTCCCCCGAGGAGGGCCGAAGCCGGGCCATGCAGCGGATAAAAAACCTGCGCTACGGCCAAAACGACTACATCTGGATCAACGACACGGCCCAGCCCTATCCGGTCATGATCATGCATCCGGTCAGCCCGGCCCTGGACGGCACGGTCTTGAGCGATCCGAAGTTCGACAAGGCCACCATGCTGCAATTCGGCGTCCATGGCCAGGAGGTGGACACGGACGGCAAAAAGAATCTGTTTGCGGCCTTCGTGGAGGTCTGCCTGAAAAGCGGCGAGGGCTACGTGGCCTACGCCTGGCCCAAGCCCACGCCCTCCGGGCCGACCGCCGAGGTCTATCCCAAGCAGTCCTACGTGAAGCTCTACAAACCCTGGGGCTGGGTCCTGGGCACGGGGCTGTACGTGGACGACATCGCGGCCCGGGTGGCCACCATGCGCTGGACCATGACCGCCGTGGCCGCCGGGATCATGATCCTGGCCCTTGGCATCGGCCTCATGGTCATGCGCACCATCACCCGGCCCATCGCCGCCTTGGCGGCCTACGCCGCCGAGGTGTCCTCGGGGCGGCTCGACGCGGCCATGACCGGCGTCTTTCACGGCGAGACCGCCACCCTCAAGGAGGCCATCGGCAAGATGGTGGCCGAGCTCAAGGCCACCCTGGGAACGGCCGAGCAGGCCAAACTCGCGGCCCAGGAGGAAACCCGCAAGGCCACCCTGGCCGGACGCGAGGCCGAAGAGGCCCGGCAGGCCGCCGAGGGGGCCATGCGCCAGGGCATGCTCCAGGCGGCGGAGTCTCTGGAGCAGGTGTCGGCGGGCATAAGCTCGGCCTCGGGTGAACTTTCGGGCAAGGCCGACGCGGCCGCGCGCGGGGCCGAACACCAGACCGTGCGCCTGGCCGAGGTCGCGGCGGCCATGGGGCAGATGAACAGCACGGTCCTGGAGGTGGCCCACAACGCCTCCACCGCCGCTGAAAGTTCCGGGCAGGCCAAGACCAAGGCCGAGACCGGCGCGGACATCGTGGGCCGGGCCGTAGCCTCCATCCTCGACGTCAAGGAACAGTCCCGCAGCCTCAAGGAGCACATGGCCGACCTGGGGGCCAAGGCCGAGGGCATCGGCCGGATCATGGGCGTGATCTCGGACATCGCCGACCAGACCAACCTTTTGGCCTTAAACGCGGCCATCGAGGCCGCCCGGGCCGGAGACGCCGGGCGGGGCTTCGCGGTGGTGGCCGACGAGGTCAGGAAGCTGGCCGAAAAGACCATGACCGCCACCCGCGAGGTGGGGGAGGCCATAAGCGGCGTGCAGCACATGGCCAAGACCAACATGGAAGGCGTGGACCGCTCCACCAAAAGCATTGATCATGCGGCGGAACTGGCCCAGTCCTCGGGCCGGGCCCTGGACGAGATCGTGCGCCTGGCCGAGACCGCCTCGGACCAGGTGCGCGCCATCGCCGCCGCCTCGGAAGAGCAGTCCGCGGCCAGCGAACAGATCAACCGGGGCATCGACGAGGTCAACCGGGTGTCCCTGGAGACCGCCGACGCCATGCGCCAATCGGCGGCGGCCATCGGCGGCCTCACCCGGCAGGCCGGGGATCTGGAACGGCTCATCGAGGAACTCAAAGGCTCCTAG